From the genome of Oxyura jamaicensis isolate SHBP4307 breed ruddy duck chromosome 2, BPBGC_Ojam_1.0, whole genome shotgun sequence:
TGAGCACCGGGTATTTTAAGAGTCCATCTGCTCACGTTACTTATTCCTCACTTCAAGTCATAATCCTCTGTGATACGGCAGTTAATTGCTCCACATGTGATTATATTGCTTCATGAACAGGATTATGATTTTCAACCCTATCAGTACTGGagtcatttcaaaatatttctgctcttaCCATCTCCGGCTGAATTTTGACAGCTTTTACAATTCTGAGGGTATTCACTGTGTTTTGggcttttctgctgctgttcttagATAAAAGCACCCATACCAACTTTTACACTAATAGCTAGATTAATTTGGATCTTGCACCCTCCTGGCTGACTTCAGGCCTGCCTTGAGTCACGTTATTTCCATTCACATCAGCAAGCTCTACTACAGAGAgtgatgcttttaaaaatagcacGATGTATTTTAAGCCATCTCGGAGCAAGGGTAAACCCAGTTCTTAAAATGTCACTAGGTGAAGCATCCCCGTTATGACTATGCAGCAGCTCTTGGCTGGTGCTTCACCCTTTCTGCGTGGATCCATCCCTCCTTTGCTACCCGACAGCAGAGGCGGGACGGCAGAAAGCGCCCCAAAGTGCGCTCGGGGCATTTTGCTCGGTGGGGAGTTGGATGGATGAAGATGCCGTGCTTTGCTGGAAGGCTGCTCAGCAAAAATGGTCACTTCCCGTTAAAAtagtaagaataaaaattaaaaaataataaaataaaataatatatatttattttttttaaaaaaagcgaaataaattaaaaataaaaacaaacatttttttattattattattattattatattttttttttcctgacccgaggggggtgctgccgggggagggggtggggggggagagcCGCAGGTGccggggagggggtggggggggttcGCCCTGCCTCCCGCGGGCGCGGAGTGGCCGGGAGGGGGCGCGATGTCCCCACGGTAGCGGCGGCGGCCGTGGGAAAGCGGGGCCGCCCCCCAGCGCCGGCGGGAGCCTCACCGGGGGTGGGgtggagcccccccccccatccgtcctttttctccccccaagCTTCGATCCTCCCGCCCCGTGGGGCGGCCCCGAGTTTTGCATCCTGCGCTGGGGGTTgtgctttaataaaaaaaataaataaataaattttaaaaagtggggAGTGGGGTATATAAAGAAATGGGAATAAAAGAATCCCAGCGGGGATGGGATAAGTGTTGGGGGGGACACACTACGTCCCGTGGAACGGAGAGTGGAGGGGCTTTGCTGGGAAGGTTTAggggatttggggagggggcagggggtgaAGGCTCAGCCTTGGAGGGGCCCTCGGGGAAACCGCAGGTGCGGCGGTGGGAGGGATGGGGGCGGCAGCTAACGGTCCTGGGGGGCCGGGCAGTGAGATGGAGCGTCCCGTCGGGGCTGGGCACCGGGAGAGCTGGTCGGGGGGACGGACCCCGGGAAGGAGAAGGGGCAGGGGACAGCTGGGGTGTGACAAAATGGGCTGCAAGGTGACCCCTGCGGggctgttcccccccccccccccctcccccccccccagcagcctccttttctcccgTTTAATCCTCCCGCAAAGGCGGGATAAGAAAGCGGCGACCCGGGGCGGGGAGTGCCCGAGTCGGAGCCCTCCCGATAAGGCTGGGTGCGCACCGGAGCCCCACTACATGGAGGAGGGGGGGTGTTAGAAAAAGGGGCTGAACCCCCCCCTTGTGCCGTGCCGGGGAGCGCTGAGCAAGGAGGGAAACGGCGAGGAGCAGCCTTCCtagtaattcttttttttttttttttttttactatgtttACTTCCGACCTCTCCTTGCGCAGCTCGTAGTAagaagggtggaaaaaaaataaataattaaaaataaaataaaaaataaaataaaaaaccaccGCGGAGCGCTGCAtcgcctcccccagcccttccaaACCTCCCAGCGGAATTAAAGGctctgggggtgggggggggacacgcgGAGCTCCTCGGCCGCCCCCTCGCGGTGCCGCCCTCCCCGAGACCAGTCGCGGAGCCCTGCGCGCCCGCTGCCGAAGGGGGGCGCGGGCGGCGGCGTCGGCGGCGCGCACGGCGGGAGCGAGCGGGGCCCCGCGGTGCTGCCCCCGCCCCGCGGCACCTCTCGCCCGCCCCTCGCCGGCGCTTTAAAGGAGGAAAGCAACTAAACTTCTATTGTACCAGACAGAGCGCGCCGCGCCGCCTTGGACCGTACAATCTGATTCCCCTTCTCTCCGCTgctccttgatttttttattattattatttttttttttctaaaccgTGGTGGGAGGAAGAGATCTACGTTCTCCCGGcgttttgtcttttttttttttttttttccccgtccTATCCGGCGGttctttttataattttatatatatattattttttccttattttgttggTCCCCGCACCGCCCGCAATAATTGCCTCGCTCCGGTTCGCAGCTGGCGCCTTGGAGAAGCCGGTGAGTCGCGGGGCTCCGCTTTTCCCATCACTCGATCCGCCGCGGTCGTGGCTTGGACTGACAGGGCTGCTGACACCGGGGGCCGCCGGGGCTGCGCTCCGAGGACGGGGACACCGGCGGTCCCCCCCCCGGGGGACTCTCCCCTGCGCCGGGGCACCGGCCTTCCCCATCCTTTCGCTTGCTCTCGGCTCTTCAAAtatctctattttatttttcgGGGGAGGGGAAACATTTGCTTCTCCCGCGTATGCACGGGCAGATTATGCTTATTGCACATTCTGCCTATATTCATATATACgggtatatatatatggatatatgcgtgtatatatatatgtgtatatatatgtgtgcgtagatatatatatatatatatttatatatatatgcgtgTATATGACAAGACCTGGCAAACTTTGCTGAGGTCCCTGCCCGTCCCCGCGCCTTGCCCGCACGCCCAGGTGGGTGGCAAGGGAGCAGCCcccctggctgctgggagctcccccctcccttccttcccttcccggCTCGATCCCGGATCCCCGATCCCGGGCTGGCGGAGCGGCTccgggagggaaggaagggggctTCGTGCCGGAGCCGTGCCCCGTGTGAACGCGGCGGCTGCGGAGGGATGGCGGGAgggagccgtgccgagccgtgtCGAGCTGAGCAGTGCCGGGCTGCACGCAGCTGCCGAGCTGCCGGAGCCCCTCCGGGAGAGCCGCGGGTAGGGTGGTCGGGGCGGCACCGGGAGCTGCCCCCTCGGTACATCAAGTCGCGCCTCCGACTTGGGAGAGGTTGAGGGGAGGGTCGTgccttttaattattattattttggattttattatgatttttttaacattatctTGAAACCGACTGCATGGGTTTTTTGCCCGTCGGCACGGTACGGGGGGCCGGGAGGGAGCGCTGCGCGCCGGGGGGCGGTCGCCCCCTTTAGGGTCGCGGGGGGCGGGGAGCCGACCCCCGAGGCTCACCCCGGcgcccccctgtccccccctcCTGCAGGCACCAGCCGCCGCGATGCCTCTCAGCGCCAGCTTCCCCAGCAAGAACTATGATTACGACTACGACTCGGTGCAGCCCTACTTCTACttcgaggaggaggaggagaacttCTACCTGGCGGCGCAGCAGAGGGGCAgcgagctgcagcccccagccccgtccgAGGACATCTGGAAGAAGTTTGAGCTCCTGCCCACGCCGCCTCTGTCGCCCAGCCGCCGCTCCAGCCTGGCCGCCGCCTCCTGCTTCCCCTCCACTGCCGACCAGCTGGAGATGGTGACGGAGCTCCTCGGGGGGGACATGGTGAACCAAAGCTTCATCTGCGACCCGGACGACGAGACTTTCGTCAAATCCATCATCATCCAGGACTGCATGTGGAGCGGTTTTTCCGCCGCCGCCAAGCTGGAGAAAGTGGTCTCCGAGAAGCTGGCGTCTTACCAGGCGGCCCGACGGGAGGGGGGTCCCACATCCCGGCCCGGCCCTACGGGACCCCCAACGGGGGGACCGCCGCCTccgcctccccccggccccgcagcatCGGCCGGGCTCTACCTGCACGACCTGGGCGCTGCCGCCGCTGACTGCATCGACCCCTCGGTGGTCTTCCCCTACCCGCTCAGCGAGAGAGCCCCCAGGGCCGGACAGCCCGGTGCCAGCCCCACCGCACTGCTGGGCGACGACACGCCGCCCACCACCAGCAGCGACTCGGGTGAGTGGGGTCCACGCGTGTTTTTTGGGGGTCAAGTGGGCGGACGCGCACCCCGACCTGCTTCTTGTCTTCTCTCACCCTCCCACCTCACACGGGTGTTTTAAATGCCACGTTAGCGAGGCTCCCTGCGAGTTTAGTTCCTGGAAAAAACAGCCCGGTTTTCCCTCCAAgggtggagggaggagaaaaaaaaaggggaaagaaaaaaaaaaagaaaaaaaaaaaaaaaaaaggagggagggagaaactTTCATAACAGGGTCAGAGTCGGACTTCGGAGCCGGAACAGCGTCCAAGTGGAGCTGCTTCCCAGTGACATCTGGGGGCCGGCAAGGAGTTAACCCCAGCCCGAGAGCCGCAGGGAGAAtgtgcaggcagggaggtgctAGTGAAAGTGACTGCGAGGAGTGAATGGGGCTGGGAAAGTTTTAGAAATGCTTCCTTAGGTATTTGACAGCGTGTTCCGTCTGCTCGTAAATCTGGTTTGAAAGCGAGTTTCTACTCAAAGCACTacagccttcattttttttttctttggattttccACAAATTAACAGATCAAGAGAGATTCTGAAAATGTCTCTGAATACACACGTGTGTTAAGTAAGCTCTTTTGAGGCGTGGCCAAAGCCTGCTAAATCCTTAATTAAGGACAGCTTGAGTCTAGGAGCTTCgttgtgctctgctgctgacaACCGAGGTTAAATTTTCCTGCTATCTTTCATACGCGCCTCGGGATTACGCAAGATCTTTGCAAATTTTGAAACCAGGGAGTCAGGGCTCCGAGCGCACTCGGTGTGTCCTATTGCTCTTGAAACGCTGCTCCTTAAAGGAAAGGCTCTTGAGGAGGGCAAGTGGAGTTTTGCAGCATTGAGTGCGTTTAATATGGGTTTGTCAATGGGTTCCTCGCACTGCGGCTTGGAGCAACCCCCTGTCATAAATACAGCAGTCCTGAGAGTTTTTGTGCAGATTGGCTTAcgattcttctcttttttctttcccgtGCAGAAGAAGAAcaagaggaagatgaggaaaTTGATGTTGTTACATTAGCTGAAGCGAACGAGTCCGAATCTAGCACAGAGTCCAGCACAGAAGCATCAGAAGAGCACTGTAAGCCCCACCACAGCCCACTGGTTCTCAAACGGTGTCATGTCAACATCCATCAGCACAACTATGCCGCTCCTCCCTCCACCAAGGTGGAGTACCCGGCTGCAAAAAGGCTAAAGTTGGACAGTGGCAGAGTCCTCAAACAGATCAGTAATAACCGAAAATGCTCAAGTCCCCGCACGTCAGACTCGGAGGAGAACGACAAGAGGCGAACGCACAACGTCTTGGAGCGCCAGAGGAGAAACGAGCTGAAGCTGAGTTTCTTTGCCTTGCGTGACCAGATACCTGAGGTGGCCAACAATGAGAAGGCACCCAAGGTCGTCATCctgaaaaaagcaacagagtACGTTCTCTCCATCCAGTCAGATGAACACAGACTGATCGCAGAGAAAGAGCTGTTGAGGCGGAGGAGAGAACAGTTGAAACACAAACTTGAGCAGCTAAGGAACTCTCGTGCATAGGAACTCTGGGGCATCACTTAGAGCAACCCAAACTAGACTGAAATgatgataaaatattaatgtttctaATATCATTCATGAACTACACCAGTCCATCAAGTATGGAACTATTTCAAGTGCATGCTGTGCGAATTAACTTGAGACTACACAACCTTGGCTGAATCTCCAAACGGTTTGGCCAGAACCTCAAAACTGCCTCATAATTGATACTTTGGGCATAAGGGATGATGGGACATTCTTCATGCTTGGGGATGAActcttcaactttttttcttttaaaattttgtatttaaggcatttttttcttatgagaATTCCAAAAAAAAGTTGTCCCCAGATTGCTGTATATATTTACACATCTTCTTGCCATGTAAATACCTTTAATAAAGTCTTTATAGAAAAATGTGCAACATTAATACGCAACAGTTGTGGCAACTGGATTTATACTTGTCTTGAACTTCTGTGCCATAACATTtcacagttgttgttttttttatttaaatacatttttcttttaaagaaatgatttttattttgtttttagataaataaatatttgcccAAAATATAATTAGCTAAATCCTGTGTAAagactttgctttgttttccagtgttgtCATTAGATGCTTATTTCCATGACATCCTTCTCTCTGTCATCACAGCAGTGACCTGACCAAAGTAAAAGTAGGTTTAGGCAAGAGGAAAATTTTGCAGTTTAGCAGGGAGTTtggttccttttctttccttctcccctcctaATAATCCAAGTAGACAAGACCAGCACTTTTAAGAGTTTTGCCagtccagctgctgttgccacCACTGCCCCAACGAGGGGGCTGGCACTAGTGTCCATCCTGGCAATCCATCATCTCTGCCTGCTGAAAGTAAAGTGGAGCCATTGTATTTTTACACCAGCAGCTCCAGTGTATCAGCTCTGCATTCTTTCCAAATAAGTTTAATTATGTTTTAGGGGCATGACCTTTGTCGGCTATGTATTTTGAGGACTGCTTTGTAGTAGACTCACCTTAATTGCTTCCTGTTTGATTTTGAACAGAAGTTAAATGGgataacaaaataaaccaagGCGGTAAGTGCTGACGTGGTTAAAACAACAGCGCCGTTTCCCCTTTTAAGAGCTGAAATCAGCAGAGCCAACCTTCCTAGGCAAACACCTTAACACTTTATTAACTTGAATAGTTACTTGGGATTTCAGGGAATGCAAAGATCAAAGTCATGGAGCACACAGAACCACACAATTAcaacagaggcaaagaagaaCTATTTCTTACGTAGTGAATATGCTCTGAGAGTTTCCTAGCATTTGTCTGTCCCTATTAAATGACATTTGCATTCAGGAATTGTCTCATGATCAGCTTCAGATGGGCCATAAAACACTTGCTTGACATAGGTCCAAAGACCAGATTTGAATTTTTTCTCCCTATCTTTCACACGTTTAGCTCAACTTCAGTTAGAACTTAAGCAAGAAATCAATTAGCCCTTTGGATTTGGGGTAAggaactgcttttaaaaaagtagaaCTCTGTACTTGTCAATTTTCATAATTCCCACTAATAAGTATTTGCTTGGCTTCTAACCAgctgagcagcagtgctgccagaTAACACCAGTGCCAGCAACTGAACTGGAACAGAAGATTTgggttttctgttgcttttgggCTCGgagtggggagaggaagggttGAGCAGGGGTGTacatggggcagggggaggaggaggcagttTATGGACAGGATGGATGCCAAAGGTCTCTGCCCTGGAAAGGACATGGTAAAAGTCCCGATAATTTTGCATATGGGACTTCCAAAAAGAGATAAGTGCTTACATCCCATTTAATGAGGTGCTTTAGGTACTGGGTGGAAGATTTCTTGGGAGAAGACCATTCTGTCAGAAACCTAGGAGAAAGCAAagttttttcttcaatttttctgCACCACCTGCATGTAAATGGGTTTATAGTGGCGGTGTAGTTGCCTTTTTCAGTGTGTGATTCAGATATTCATTTATGAGGAAACAGAATGATGTGAAATGAAAGTATTAATTGTATCTGAACTGTAAATCAGGACATCTTCCAGCTCTGCATCTTCCAGAATAATAGCTTCAACTTTTATTAGACAAGTTAGCTTTTTTTAGCATTACTTTTTTCTGTATCTATTCTATGTACTGGTTAGGAAGAGAAGCAAGCCATTGTCCAAGAGTTTCTAAGTGCATCTCCATCCTCAGAAACAGAGGGGTGTAGATCCAGCCACAAACTTTGAAAAAACCCTGTCACCTTTGAGTCCCAGTTTCACGTGTTAACAAAACTCCCTCACTTCTTCCCGTTAAATGCGGTTAGACCACAGCGATTAAACCTCTCCTTATTTGTCGGCATCTTAAATCATTtggagaagtttttttttttctttttctttttctttcttttttttttctttctttgttctgtctGCAGAAGCTTCTCATCagttttttttatgaataagaTACTTGCAgttatttaatttcttatgctcatcttttttttttgagcatccGCTTCACTTGTCACAGTCTTGTGGGAAGAGCACACCAGATCATGAACATGATCCCAAATTGCCACTCCAAAAAAAGATTATGAATTTATGGGATGAAGCTTCACATTTAATGATGTCTTAATTTGTTGAAGAATTATGGGGTAACTAA
Proteins encoded in this window:
- the MYC gene encoding myc proto-oncogene protein, which encodes MPLSASFPSKNYDYDYDSVQPYFYFEEEEENFYLAAQQRGSELQPPAPSEDIWKKFELLPTPPLSPSRRSSLAAASCFPSTADQLEMVTELLGGDMVNQSFICDPDDETFVKSIIIQDCMWSGFSAAAKLEKVVSEKLASYQAARREGGPTSRPGPTGPPTGGPPPPPPPGPAASAGLYLHDLGAAAADCIDPSVVFPYPLSERAPRAGQPGASPTALLGDDTPPTTSSDSEEEQEEDEEIDVVTLAEANESESSTESSTEASEEHCKPHHSPLVLKRCHVNIHQHNYAAPPSTKVEYPAAKRLKLDSGRVLKQISNNRKCSSPRTSDSEENDKRRTHNVLERQRRNELKLSFFALRDQIPEVANNEKAPKVVILKKATEYVLSIQSDEHRLIAEKELLRRRREQLKHKLEQLRNSRA